Proteins from one Terriglobia bacterium genomic window:
- a CDS encoding DMT family transporter: MAIACCNGTGDVMLKRGMDDLGQISMGHWTHIFSAFVNPWIILGMACLAGFFYSYLTALSWADLTFVLPASALGYVVTALWSKYFLHEFISPWRWAGVLLITCGVGLVARGPSRTEHPATTIAPVEGQHELA, from the coding sequence ATGGCCATCGCCTGCTGCAACGGCACCGGCGACGTGATGCTGAAACGCGGCATGGATGACCTGGGCCAGATCAGCATGGGCCACTGGACGCACATCTTCAGCGCGTTTGTGAATCCCTGGATCATCCTGGGGATGGCGTGCCTGGCCGGCTTCTTCTACTCCTACCTGACCGCGCTTTCCTGGGCCGACCTCACCTTCGTGCTTCCCGCGTCCGCCCTGGGATACGTGGTGACGGCGCTGTGGTCAAAGTATTTTCTGCATGAGTTCATCAGCCCCTGGCGATGGGCCGGCGTCTTGCTCATCACCTGCGGCGTGGGCCTGGTGGCTCGCGGACCTTCACGCACGGAACATCCGGCAACAACCATAGCGCCAGTGGAGGGCCAGCATGAACTTGCTTAA
- a CDS encoding EamA family transporter, with the protein MNLLKVWSAIGLLVMASSAGDVLLSAAMKRIGDLDALRAEHGLLAVIRRVAGNKIFLCALACLIFSFFCLLTALSWGDASLVAPASASLTFICSAVMAKFVLHENVDRRRWIAAALVCIGVALLAK; encoded by the coding sequence ATGAACTTGCTTAAGGTCTGGTCGGCGATTGGCCTGCTGGTGATGGCCTCCAGCGCGGGTGACGTGCTGCTCTCCGCCGCCATGAAACGCATTGGCGATCTGGACGCGCTCCGCGCGGAGCATGGGTTGCTCGCGGTAATTCGCCGCGTTGCCGGCAATAAAATTTTTCTCTGTGCGCTGGCTTGCCTCATCTTCAGCTTCTTCTGCCTGCTCACGGCGCTCTCCTGGGGCGACGCCAGCCTAGTCGCGCCGGCCTCGGCTTCACTAACCTTTATATGTTCGGCGGTGATGGCCAAGTTCGTCCTGCACGAAAACGTTGACCGTCGCCGCTGGATTGCCGCGGCGCTGGTGTGCATCGGCGTGGCCCTGCTGGCGAAGTAG